The Drosophila mauritiana strain mau12 chromosome 2R, ASM438214v1, whole genome shotgun sequence genome has a segment encoding these proteins:
- the LOC117138087 gene encoding von Willebrand factor — MQCRVFSLALLCLLGYTRAKLHRPNHCTHGDMMVKCIPVCPRICSDFLYRQRCIPKKCERGCACPKGWLRLKHNQGRCITRKQCTRYIIE, encoded by the exons ATGCAATGCAGAGTGTTTAGTTTGGCTCTCCTGTGTTTATTAGGTTATACTCGAGCTAAGTTACATCGCCCCAACC ATTGCACACACGGCGATATGATGGTAAAGTGTATACCAGTTTGTCCCAGGATCTGCTCGGACTTTCTCTATAGACAAAGGTGCATCCCCAAAAAATGCGAGCGAGGGTGCGCCTGTCCAAAGGGTTGGTTGCGACTCAAACATAACCAAGGAAGATGTATAACGCGCAAGCAGTGCACGCGATATATCATAGAGTAA